One Streptomyces sp. R28 DNA window includes the following coding sequences:
- a CDS encoding ATP-dependent DNA helicase — protein MRREQEFIDSLYTRVDALRGDTETSVGDALAQGNTPMQARLERDILVAERSGLLAALNAVDGSLCFGRIDLASGVSHHIGRIGLRTDDAERTPILIDWRADVARPFYLATGHTPMGIRRRRHITTSGRTVTALHDEILDLGDQERTGHEDPTGDAVLLAALDSARTGRMSDIVQTIQAEQDEIIRAPHRGVLVVEGGPGTGKTAVALHRAAYLLYEYRELLAKRAVLIVGPNPAFLGYIGEVLPSLGETGVLLATVGELFPGVRATATDSREAAAVKGRADMADVLAEVVRDWQSLPDPVIAIEHEREILMLDDDLVKVARERTRDTGLPHNVAREYFEGHILNTLTELYAERVGTDPYDGSSLLDPSDVTQIRDELAENPEVWAAIDQLWPRLTPQRLVADFLADPVGYLPDEDVGAIRRPVTRAWTVADVPLLDEAAELLGEDDRLARARADRERATQVAYAQGVLDVSFASRTYEFEDKEDSDPDGSEVLSAHDIIDAERFAERHEEDDHRSAAERAAADRTWAFGHIIVDEAQELSPMAWRLLMRRSPTRSMTLVGDPAQTAEAAGVGSWAGILEPYVEDRWDHTRLGVNYRTPAEIMELAAAVVRAQNPDFEPPSSVRSTGVRPWVRATDDLAGAVAKAVEELTPAEGRLAVIAPRHLHRKLAARLDGVTEGAEPDLTRSVVLLDPRQSKGLEFDSVLVVEPGLYGTSDLYVALTRATQRLGILHTGHLPKALTTA, from the coding sequence ATGCGACGCGAGCAGGAATTCATCGACTCCCTGTACACGCGCGTGGACGCGCTGCGCGGCGACACCGAGACCTCCGTCGGGGACGCGCTCGCCCAGGGCAACACGCCCATGCAGGCCCGACTGGAGCGGGACATCCTCGTCGCCGAGCGCTCGGGGCTGCTCGCCGCGCTGAACGCGGTGGACGGTTCGCTCTGCTTCGGCCGGATCGACCTCGCCTCGGGCGTCAGCCACCACATCGGCCGCATCGGCCTGCGCACCGACGACGCCGAGCGCACGCCGATCCTGATCGACTGGCGGGCCGACGTCGCCCGCCCCTTCTACCTGGCCACCGGCCACACCCCGATGGGCATCAGGCGCAGACGGCACATCACCACCAGCGGCCGTACGGTCACCGCTCTGCACGACGAGATCCTCGACCTGGGCGACCAGGAGCGGACCGGCCACGAGGACCCGACCGGCGACGCCGTGCTGCTCGCCGCGCTCGACTCCGCGCGCACCGGCCGGATGAGCGACATCGTGCAGACCATCCAGGCCGAGCAGGACGAGATCATCCGGGCCCCGCACCGCGGCGTGCTCGTCGTCGAGGGCGGCCCCGGCACCGGCAAGACGGCCGTCGCGCTGCACCGCGCCGCGTATCTGCTGTACGAGTACCGGGAACTGCTCGCCAAGCGCGCGGTCCTCATCGTCGGCCCCAACCCCGCCTTCCTCGGCTACATCGGCGAGGTCCTGCCCTCGCTCGGCGAGACCGGTGTCCTGCTGGCCACGGTCGGCGAGCTGTTCCCCGGCGTGCGGGCCACAGCGACGGACAGCCGGGAGGCGGCCGCGGTCAAGGGCCGCGCCGACATGGCCGACGTACTCGCCGAGGTCGTCCGCGACTGGCAGTCGCTGCCGGACCCGGTGATCGCGATCGAGCACGAACGCGAAATCCTGATGCTCGACGACGACCTGGTGAAGGTGGCCCGCGAGCGCACCCGGGACACGGGGCTCCCACACAACGTGGCCCGCGAGTACTTCGAGGGCCACATCCTCAACACACTCACCGAGCTGTACGCCGAGCGCGTCGGCACCGACCCGTACGACGGCTCCAGCCTCCTCGACCCCAGCGACGTCACCCAGATCCGTGACGAGCTCGCCGAGAACCCCGAGGTCTGGGCCGCCATCGACCAGCTGTGGCCGCGTCTGACGCCGCAGCGCTTGGTCGCGGACTTCCTCGCCGACCCCGTGGGCTACCTCCCCGATGAGGACGTGGGCGCGATCCGCCGGCCCGTGACGCGGGCGTGGACGGTGGCGGACGTACCGCTCCTCGACGAGGCGGCCGAACTCCTCGGCGAGGACGACCGGCTGGCCCGGGCCCGCGCGGACCGCGAGCGCGCGACGCAGGTGGCGTACGCGCAGGGCGTGCTGGACGTCTCGTTCGCGTCCCGCACCTATGAGTTCGAGGACAAGGAGGACAGCGATCCCGACGGCTCCGAGGTGCTGTCCGCGCACGACATCATCGACGCCGAGCGCTTCGCCGAACGTCACGAGGAGGACGACCACCGCAGCGCCGCCGAGCGTGCGGCGGCCGACCGCACCTGGGCGTTCGGGCACATCATCGTGGACGAGGCGCAGGAGCTGTCGCCGATGGCATGGCGGCTGCTCATGCGGCGCAGCCCGACCCGCTCAATGACCCTGGTCGGCGACCCGGCCCAGACCGCCGAGGCGGCCGGTGTCGGCTCCTGGGCGGGCATCCTGGAGCCGTACGTCGAGGACCGCTGGGACCACACCCGCCTCGGCGTCAACTACCGCACCCCGGCCGAGATCATGGAACTGGCGGCGGCGGTGGTCCGCGCCCAGAACCCTGACTTCGAGCCCCCGAGTTCCGTCCGCTCGACCGGCGTACGGCCCTGGGTGCGCGCCACCGACGACCTGGCCGGCGCGGTGGCCAAGGCGGTCGAGGAGCTGACCCCGGCGGAGGGCCGGCTGGCGGTCATCGCCCCACGCCATCTGCACCGGAAACTGGCGGCCCGACTGGACGGGGTCACGGAGGGCGCCGAGCCCGACCTCACGCGGAGCGTGGTCCTCCTCGACCCGCGTCAGTCGAAGGGGCTGGAATTCGACTCCGTGCTGGTGGTGGAGCCGGGGCTGTACGGCACGAGTGACTTGTACGTGGCGCTGACCCGGGCCACGCAGAGGCTGGGGATCCTCCACACGGGCCACCTGCCGAAGGCACTGACCACCGCCTGA